In Mongoliitalea daihaiensis, one DNA window encodes the following:
- a CDS encoding anthranilate synthase component II: MVLLIDNFDSFSHMLADYFLRFGVEIKIYRNDVSLEELKQHRWEALILSPGPETPDKAGNLMGILEYYHDQLPVLGICLGHQAIGQFFGASLIKGQMPIHGKVHTVYKKNEHPILLDLPDQFEVTRYHSLELINLPSCLKPLLLTKSGVLMGLAHQSLPIIGIQYHPEAVLTEYGEEIIENFLELTGLFTAEKVCL; encoded by the coding sequence ATGGTATTATTAATTGATAATTTCGATTCGTTTTCCCATATGTTGGCAGATTATTTCTTACGCTTCGGCGTAGAGATCAAGATTTACCGCAATGATGTGTCTTTAGAGGAGTTGAAGCAGCATAGATGGGAGGCATTGATTTTATCACCTGGTCCAGAGACTCCCGACAAGGCAGGCAATTTGATGGGGATTTTGGAATATTATCATGATCAATTGCCAGTTTTAGGTATTTGCTTGGGCCATCAGGCTATAGGACAGTTTTTTGGTGCTAGTTTAATAAAGGGGCAAATGCCCATTCATGGTAAAGTTCATACAGTGTATAAGAAAAATGAACATCCGATCTTATTGGACTTACCAGATCAGTTTGAAGTGACGCGCTATCATTCCTTGGAATTGATTAATTTACCGTCCTGTCTGAAACCCCTGTTGCTAACAAAATCTGGAGTGCTTATGGGGCTTGCACATCAATCCCTGCCGATTATAGGGATTCAGTATCATCCGGAAGCTGTTTTGACAGAATATGGGGAAGAAATTATTGAAAATTTCTTGGAACTAACGGGTCTTTTTACAGCCGAAAAAGTTTGCCTTTAA
- a CDS encoding Rossmann-fold NAD(P)-binding domain-containing protein, translating into MQRVSIIGFGWLGLPLGKYLQSIGYSVKGSATSKEKVDKLRQEGLTTYLFNLNPHPTGEGFNELFQTDILFINIPPRTRQLPATFHPEQIKYLRALIDQYGIKQVVYVSATSVYPDTNQVWQESDPLNSTNTGNLSLYQAEQLLLDDKQCDLTIIRFGGLLGVNRIPGRYFSGKEQVQGDSPVNYIHREDAVGLAAFILEQSIWNELINGVCPIHPLRKEVYEKNAADLGFLPPASYAQVQEPWKEISAAKIVSLGYQFKIPNPLDFWYEG; encoded by the coding sequence ATGCAAAGAGTTTCGATCATTGGCTTTGGTTGGCTTGGCCTTCCACTAGGTAAATATCTCCAAAGCATTGGCTATTCTGTCAAAGGAAGTGCCACCAGCAAAGAAAAAGTTGATAAACTTAGGCAAGAGGGGCTTACCACTTATCTATTCAACCTGAATCCTCACCCTACAGGGGAAGGCTTCAACGAGCTGTTTCAAACCGATATTCTTTTTATCAACATCCCTCCACGGACGAGGCAGTTACCGGCTACCTTTCATCCCGAGCAGATAAAATACCTTCGGGCTTTGATCGATCAGTATGGCATCAAACAGGTAGTGTACGTATCGGCTACATCAGTTTATCCTGATACCAACCAGGTTTGGCAGGAGTCAGACCCACTCAATTCCACCAATACCGGGAATTTAAGCCTTTACCAGGCAGAGCAGCTTTTGCTAGACGATAAGCAATGTGACTTGACCATCATCCGATTTGGAGGTCTATTGGGTGTCAACAGGATTCCAGGCAGGTATTTTTCAGGAAAAGAACAGGTACAAGGGGACAGCCCTGTCAATTATATCCATCGGGAAGATGCAGTTGGTCTAGCTGCTTTTATTCTGGAGCAAAGTATCTGGAATGAGCTTATCAACGGCGTATGTCCAATCCATCCCCTTCGCAAAGAAGTATACGAAAAAAATGCAGCCGACCTAGGTTTTCTTCCACCAGCATCTTATGCACAGGTCCAGGAACCTTGGAAAGAAATTTCAGCAGCAAAGATTGTCAGCTTAGGATATCAGTTTAAAATCCCTAATCCTTTGGATTTTTGGTATGAGGGATAA
- a CDS encoding NAD kinase — protein MKILLHGIGFTKEFLPYVEQLIVTLQSHQFTVYFTESFSKSLKKHAVKQAPNTIVVSSSELSGIDFAVSVGGDGTLLDTVSLIGALEIPIIGINTGRLGFLATVAKENLEQAIQDLALGHYTIESRTLVCIESNRPLLNGLNFGLNEFTIHKRDTSSMITVHTYINGQYLNSYWADGLIVATPTGSTGYSLSCGGPLITPGAKNFVITPVSPHNLNVRPIIVPDDSEITFTIEGRSEKFLVSLDSRSTAVDASYQLKLRKAHFSAKLVKFHSYGYFDTLRQKLNWGFDMRN, from the coding sequence ATGAAAATTCTCCTTCACGGGATTGGGTTTACCAAGGAGTTTCTTCCTTATGTAGAGCAGTTGATCGTGACCTTACAAAGTCACCAATTCACGGTGTACTTTACCGAAAGCTTTTCCAAGTCTTTAAAAAAGCATGCAGTAAAACAGGCTCCCAATACTATCGTAGTTAGTTCTTCAGAGTTAAGTGGAATTGATTTTGCTGTTTCTGTTGGAGGTGATGGCACTCTACTGGACACGGTAAGTTTGATAGGGGCTTTGGAAATCCCCATAATTGGAATCAATACAGGAAGATTAGGTTTTTTAGCTACAGTCGCCAAAGAGAATTTGGAACAAGCTATTCAAGATTTAGCACTAGGTCACTACACCATTGAAAGCAGAACCTTGGTATGCATTGAGTCCAATCGGCCTTTACTCAATGGGTTGAATTTTGGATTAAATGAATTCACCATCCATAAGCGCGACACTTCCTCCATGATTACTGTCCATACATACATCAATGGGCAATACCTCAACAGCTATTGGGCGGACGGGCTGATTGTGGCGACACCGACAGGCTCCACAGGGTATTCCTTAAGTTGCGGAGGACCTTTGATTACACCTGGTGCTAAGAACTTTGTCATCACCCCAGTGAGTCCTCACAACTTAAACGTCAGACCAATTATTGTACCGGATGATTCTGAAATTACCTTTACTATTGAGGGTAGATCGGAGAAGTTTTTGGTTTCATTAGATTCTAGATCTACTGCTGTAGATGCGAGTTATCAACTAAAGCTTAGAAAAGCGCATTTTTCCGCCAAATTAGTCAAGTTTCATTCCTATGGCTATTTTGATACGCTTAGGCAAAAGTTAAATTGGGGTTTTGATATGCGTAATTGA
- a CDS encoding sterol desaturase family protein: MATLKKIGRLDRPDNNGSAQMFRNPVLEKLSRTHISIPITMFLVISAVSFYYAVSSTSISLGLGILIFLLGLIAFTLVEYVMHKHFFHMEPDTPSKDKLQYTVHGVHHDYPKDKDRLAMPPFISAAYALIFYGAFTFMMGDYALYFLPGFLVGYAAYLGVHYAVHAYQPPKNFLKILWVNHAVHHYKDPDVAFGVSSPLWDFLLGTMPKKDK; the protein is encoded by the coding sequence ATGGCTACCTTAAAAAAGATTGGAAGATTGGACCGTCCGGATAATAACGGGTCAGCACAGATGTTTAGGAACCCTGTACTGGAAAAATTATCCAGAACTCACATTAGCATTCCTATTACTATGTTTTTAGTGATTTCGGCAGTTTCCTTCTATTATGCAGTATCAAGTACAAGCATTTCTTTAGGTTTGGGAATCTTGATTTTCCTCCTTGGATTGATTGCATTTACCTTGGTCGAATATGTGATGCACAAACATTTTTTTCATATGGAACCCGATACGCCATCCAAAGATAAGTTGCAGTATACGGTCCACGGAGTGCACCATGATTATCCAAAAGATAAAGATAGATTGGCCATGCCTCCTTTCATCAGTGCCGCATATGCTTTGATCTTTTATGGTGCATTTACATTCATGATGGGAGACTATGCATTGTATTTCCTTCCAGGTTTTTTAGTAGGTTATGCAGCATATTTGGGAGTACACTATGCAGTACATGCCTATCAGCCTCCTAAAAATTTTCTGAAAATTCTTTGGGTCAATCATGCCGTACACCATTACAAGGATCCAGATGTCGCTTTTGGTGTCAGTTCACCCCTATGGGATTTCCTACTAGGTACCATGCCTAAGAAAGATAAATAA
- a CDS encoding BamA/OMP85 family outer membrane protein: protein MKKITLVIFLLLVVGVAQAQVRLGQSRYTPSRPVDILELNYSKPQKFRIAEIKAVGLTTLDETAIISLAGLRVDDVISVPGEATSNALKKLWGQGIIGDVKLLVTKIEGDDIFLLLELSERPRFSRVEFTGVTKTQESELKDKIKIRGRVVRDDVLSTSQRNIRQYFVDKGFLNTDVKVIQERDTTLPNSVKLKFDVDTKSKVKINQVNVYGNEEVSDKKIKGKLKNTKEHARMHLVRDFWSRITNTTPASAKDAIVYRNIVSDEEVKSYFNKTMKLNFFNSSKYVAKEFKEDKDKLIAFYNSRGYRDATILADSTYRFSENTINVDISLEEGAKYYYRNINFVGNYLHTDQELLSRLGIEKGDVYNKEKLDKRLNYDPQKGDDVSSLYQDNGYLFFQIDPVEVMVEADSIDIEMRVFEGPQVTVNSVTIQGNERTSDHVVMREIRILPGQKFNRSALVRTIRELSQLGYFDPENIEPDMRPNFEDATVDIIFKLEERPNDQIELSGGWGGFFGFVGTVGLVFNNFSLRNIGNFEKWRPLPVGDGQRLSLRVQANGRQFQNYSISLTEPWFGGKKPNALSFSFNHSVQRQVDFFNQQNPGQEVGFFKITGATLGLSKRVTWPDDYFMFSTALQFQIYDFLNFGNFFGLSYNTGKANSLALNTTIARNNIDNPIYPRFGSNISLVTSVTPPYSSLNPNIDRESPDEERFRWLEYHKWMFDATFYTPVFGSNKFVISGRTHMGFLGSYGDRIGIIPLERFVMGGDGMNFNNFALGQEIIGLRGYENQTITPGRDNRGQGGAFGGIVYNKHVMELRFLVSPNPSATIFLLGFAEAGNNWGDYADFNPFNLKKSAGFGARIFMPAFGLLGLDWGYGFDPIPGAITPSGPQFHFTIGQQFR from the coding sequence ATGAAAAAGATTACACTAGTTATTTTTCTACTGTTAGTGGTAGGGGTAGCACAAGCTCAAGTGAGGCTTGGACAGAGTCGCTATACCCCCTCACGCCCTGTGGATATTTTAGAATTAAATTATTCGAAGCCTCAAAAATTCAGGATAGCAGAGATCAAAGCAGTTGGATTGACTACCTTGGATGAGACGGCGATTATTTCCTTAGCAGGTCTGAGGGTGGATGATGTGATTTCGGTTCCGGGTGAGGCAACATCCAATGCCTTAAAAAAATTATGGGGGCAGGGGATTATCGGAGATGTAAAGTTGCTGGTAACCAAAATTGAAGGAGATGATATTTTTTTATTGTTAGAGCTAAGTGAGCGCCCTCGATTCAGCCGAGTTGAATTTACTGGTGTTACCAAAACCCAGGAGTCAGAATTAAAGGATAAAATTAAAATTAGGGGAAGAGTGGTTCGAGATGATGTCTTGAGTACTTCCCAGCGAAATATCCGTCAGTATTTTGTGGATAAAGGATTTTTAAATACAGATGTTAAGGTCATTCAAGAGCGAGATACCACCTTACCTAATTCTGTTAAATTGAAATTTGATGTAGACACCAAATCTAAGGTTAAAATTAATCAAGTCAATGTCTATGGGAATGAAGAAGTCAGTGATAAAAAGATCAAAGGCAAGCTGAAAAACACCAAAGAACATGCCCGTATGCATTTGGTAAGGGATTTTTGGTCAAGAATTACCAATACTACGCCGGCGTCCGCCAAGGATGCGATCGTTTATCGGAATATAGTTTCTGACGAAGAAGTAAAATCTTACTTCAACAAAACGATGAAATTGAACTTTTTCAACTCCTCCAAATACGTAGCTAAAGAATTTAAAGAAGATAAAGACAAATTAATTGCCTTTTATAACTCCCGAGGGTATAGGGATGCCACCATTCTGGCAGACTCTACTTACCGTTTTTCAGAAAACACGATCAATGTTGACATTTCTCTAGAAGAAGGTGCTAAGTACTACTACCGAAACATTAATTTCGTTGGAAATTACCTGCATACTGATCAGGAATTATTGTCTAGATTAGGGATCGAAAAAGGGGATGTATACAACAAAGAAAAGTTGGACAAACGACTCAATTATGATCCTCAAAAAGGGGATGATGTGAGTTCCTTGTATCAAGATAATGGATATTTGTTTTTCCAGATCGATCCAGTAGAGGTGATGGTGGAAGCGGATTCCATAGATATTGAGATGAGGGTGTTTGAAGGTCCTCAGGTAACCGTAAATTCCGTAACCATTCAAGGGAATGAGCGTACTTCCGATCACGTGGTGATGCGTGAAATCCGGATTCTTCCAGGTCAGAAATTCAACAGAAGTGCCTTGGTACGTACCATCCGTGAATTGTCCCAATTAGGATACTTTGATCCAGAGAATATTGAACCAGATATGCGTCCAAACTTTGAGGACGCTACGGTGGATATTATCTTCAAATTGGAAGAGCGTCCCAATGACCAAATCGAGCTTTCCGGTGGTTGGGGTGGTTTCTTTGGATTTGTGGGAACTGTGGGGTTGGTATTTAATAACTTCTCCTTACGAAATATTGGTAATTTTGAGAAATGGAGACCACTTCCTGTAGGAGATGGACAACGACTTTCTTTACGAGTACAGGCAAATGGGCGACAGTTTCAAAACTATTCAATTTCCTTAACGGAACCTTGGTTTGGTGGGAAAAAGCCAAATGCATTAAGTTTCAGTTTTAATCATTCTGTACAGCGACAAGTTGATTTCTTCAATCAGCAAAATCCAGGGCAAGAGGTTGGCTTTTTCAAAATTACGGGAGCTACATTAGGGCTATCCAAACGTGTTACTTGGCCTGATGATTACTTTATGTTTAGTACGGCCTTGCAGTTCCAAATATATGATTTCTTAAATTTTGGTAATTTCTTTGGGCTGAGCTATAATACAGGTAAAGCAAATAGTTTGGCTCTAAATACGACTATAGCTAGGAATAATATCGATAACCCGATTTACCCAAGATTTGGTTCTAATATTTCTTTGGTAACATCTGTAACTCCCCCATACTCTTCGCTCAATCCAAATATTGATCGAGAATCTCCAGATGAGGAGCGATTTAGATGGTTGGAGTATCATAAATGGATGTTTGATGCGACCTTTTACACGCCTGTTTTTGGATCTAACAAGTTTGTAATATCTGGTCGTACACACATGGGCTTCTTGGGTTCATACGGCGACAGAATTGGTATTATTCCTTTGGAACGATTTGTGATGGGGGGAGATGGTATGAACTTCAATAACTTTGCATTGGGTCAAGAGATCATCGGTCTCCGTGGATATGAAAATCAAACTATCACACCAGGTAGGGATAATAGAGGTCAAGGGGGTGCTTTTGGTGGTATTGTATACAACAAACACGTAATGGAACTTCGTTTCTTAGTATCTCCCAACCCTTCAGCTACCATCTTCTTACTTGGTTTTGCTGAGGCTGGTAATAACTGGGGAGACTATGCAGATTTTAATCCTTTCAACCTTAAAAAGTCTGCGGGATTTGGTGCTAGGATATTTATGCCTGCTTTTGGTCTACTTGGACTGGATTGGGGATATGGATTTGATCCAATTCCTGGAGCAATTACGCCATCTGGACCGCAATTCCACTTCACGATTGGTCAGCAATTTAGATAA
- a CDS encoding pyridoxine 5'-phosphate synthase, which yields MTKLSVNINKIATIRNARGANNPNIVQVAKDAERFGAEGITVHPRPDERHIRYQDVLDLAPVVTTEFNIEGYPDERFMEIIRTIKPAQATLVPDPPHVLTSNNGWDTITHQSLLIDIVAELKSYGTRVSIFINPEAKYFEPAKLTGTDRVELYTEPYAVQFHNDRALAVKPYVEVAHIAQELGLGLNAGHDLDLHNLRYLKECIPFLDEVSIGHALICDALYYGLENTIQMYRRQLEI from the coding sequence ATGACTAAGCTAAGTGTAAATATTAACAAAATAGCGACCATTCGAAATGCGAGAGGGGCCAATAACCCCAATATAGTGCAAGTAGCTAAAGATGCAGAACGATTCGGTGCGGAAGGAATTACGGTTCATCCTAGGCCCGATGAACGACATATTCGCTATCAGGATGTGTTGGATCTAGCCCCAGTGGTGACGACTGAATTCAACATCGAAGGCTACCCAGATGAGCGTTTTATGGAAATTATTCGGACAATCAAACCTGCACAGGCTACCCTAGTTCCCGACCCTCCTCATGTACTAACATCCAATAATGGCTGGGATACGATTACCCATCAAAGCTTACTAATAGATATTGTAGCTGAACTCAAAAGCTACGGCACCCGGGTATCTATCTTCATCAATCCTGAAGCAAAATACTTTGAACCCGCTAAATTGACAGGTACAGACCGGGTGGAGTTATACACTGAGCCTTATGCAGTCCAATTCCATAATGACCGTGCCTTGGCAGTCAAACCTTATGTAGAAGTGGCACATATTGCTCAAGAACTAGGATTAGGCTTGAATGCCGGCCATGATTTGGATCTACATAACTTGAGGTACTTGAAGGAATGCATTCCTTTTCTTGATGAGGTTTCAATCGGGCATGCCCTGATTTGCGATGCCTTGTACTATGGGCTTGAAAACACCATACAAATGTACCGAAGGCAATTAGAGATTTGA
- a CDS encoding CBS domain-containing protein, with protein MQAFEYINNLIPPLKVTDQTGKALLWMEEIRTNSLPVIQGKFFKGLISDEQIYNLNQPELTFESLELENQGCFVYLDKHIYDVIRTAAEFHTNMVAVLDKTNEYLGVITMEDAITAFADSLSIQSNGAVIVLSMLMTDYSMSEISRIIESENAKILSSFIASDPLDDNKIKLTLKLDKTELRHVKATLERFGYHVLDHYQEEAGVSEDQDRIDNLFRFLDI; from the coding sequence ATGCAGGCATTTGAATACATCAATAATCTTATTCCACCTTTGAAAGTAACCGATCAAACGGGGAAGGCTTTGCTATGGATGGAAGAGATTCGAACCAATAGCCTGCCTGTAATACAGGGTAAATTTTTTAAAGGACTGATTTCAGATGAGCAGATTTACAATTTAAATCAGCCAGAATTAACTTTCGAATCGCTTGAGTTGGAAAATCAGGGCTGCTTCGTTTATTTGGACAAGCATATTTACGATGTGATCCGTACTGCTGCTGAGTTTCATACGAACATGGTAGCTGTTTTGGATAAAACAAATGAATACCTTGGTGTGATCACCATGGAGGATGCGATTACTGCCTTTGCAGATAGTTTGAGTATTCAATCAAATGGTGCTGTTATTGTCTTATCCATGTTGATGACAGACTATAGTATGTCCGAAATTTCAAGGATTATAGAGTCTGAAAATGCAAAAATCCTGAGTAGTTTCATTGCGAGTGATCCTTTAGATGATAACAAAATTAAATTAACATTAAAACTGGACAAAACAGAACTTAGGCATGTAAAAGCGACCTTGGAGCGATTTGGTTACCATGTCTTAGATCATTATCAGGAAGAGGCAGGGGTTAGTGAAGATCAAGATCGTATTGATAACTTATTCCGGTTTTTGGATATTTAA
- the porG gene encoding type IX secretion system protein PorG, with protein sequence MNVKAFLTLVVSGFLSFCMWLNPHATQAQQYDLGGGLGVAAYSGEMVRRLDQGRVGLQGTFIGRRNFDNVWSLRGGLSFARISGADSITRLDPAAVYRDAYFKGNVWEATVVMEYHFLDFMHPQAQFNFSPYGFFGLGFAYYAGEGRSFALEAPERYNTSTPIIPFGLGIKYRLNDRWILAAELGFRASFTDRLDKIEANQLVIPRFENPNIPDPQVFGYNAANYSDKDWYYFLGLTISYSFSSVKCYAY encoded by the coding sequence TTGAACGTAAAAGCTTTTCTTACGCTAGTTGTTTCTGGCTTCTTATCCTTCTGTATGTGGTTAAACCCGCATGCGACACAAGCTCAACAATATGATTTGGGGGGTGGGCTAGGTGTAGCAGCCTATTCCGGGGAGATGGTCAGAAGATTAGATCAGGGAAGAGTGGGACTTCAAGGGACGTTTATTGGCAGACGAAATTTTGACAATGTATGGTCGCTCAGGGGAGGGCTTTCTTTCGCACGCATCAGTGGGGCAGATAGTATTACCCGCTTAGATCCAGCGGCAGTATACAGGGATGCATATTTTAAGGGAAATGTGTGGGAAGCTACTGTGGTCATGGAGTACCATTTCTTGGATTTTATGCATCCACAGGCACAGTTTAACTTCTCTCCCTATGGCTTCTTCGGACTGGGGTTTGCTTATTATGCAGGTGAGGGGCGTTCTTTTGCTTTGGAAGCACCTGAGCGGTATAATACATCGACACCAATTATTCCCTTTGGCTTGGGAATAAAGTATCGGTTGAACGACCGCTGGATTTTAGCAGCTGAACTGGGATTTAGGGCTAGCTTTACGGATCGTTTGGATAAAATAGAAGCGAATCAGCTGGTTATCCCTCGCTTCGAAAACCCCAATATTCCCGATCCACAGGTGTTTGGATACAATGCTGCAAATTACAGCGATAAAGATTGGTATTATTTTTTAGGACTCACGATAAGCTATAGTTTTAGTTCTGTTAAGTGTTATGCCTATTAA
- a CDS encoding isoprenyl transferase: protein MKEQIDRHNIPQHIAIIMDGNGRWAQKKGAMRIFGHRNALTAVRESIESCVELDVKYLTLYAFSTENWSRPQEEVNALMEILINSITDEVPTMMKNNIILSSIGNIESLPESAQRKLHEAYELTKSNTGLTVFLALSYSGRWEIQQAVQSIVKKVVNQEINVEEITQELISVHLTTGKVPDPELLIRTSGELRISNFLLWQLAYTELYFTETLWPDFRKEHLWEAILDYQKRERRFGKTGAQIKGKG, encoded by the coding sequence ATGAAGGAACAGATAGATAGGCATAATATCCCTCAACATATAGCAATCATCATGGACGGTAATGGGCGTTGGGCTCAGAAAAAAGGCGCCATGAGGATTTTTGGACATAGAAATGCGCTGACAGCCGTTAGAGAAAGTATTGAATCCTGTGTTGAACTGGATGTGAAGTACTTAACTCTTTACGCATTCTCAACTGAAAATTGGTCTAGGCCACAGGAAGAGGTCAATGCTTTGATGGAAATCTTGATCAATTCCATTACAGATGAAGTACCAACAATGATGAAAAACAACATCATTTTATCTTCCATCGGAAATATAGAATCACTTCCTGAAAGCGCACAGAGAAAACTTCACGAAGCATATGAACTTACCAAGTCCAATACTGGTCTAACGGTGTTTTTGGCTTTGAGTTACAGTGGTCGATGGGAAATACAACAAGCAGTCCAATCAATTGTCAAAAAAGTAGTCAATCAAGAAATAAACGTAGAAGAGATTACACAAGAGCTCATTTCTGTGCATCTTACCACGGGTAAGGTCCCGGATCCGGAGTTGTTGATTCGAACAAGTGGAGAATTACGCATAAGTAATTTTCTTTTATGGCAGCTGGCTTATACGGAACTGTATTTTACAGAGACCTTATGGCCTGACTTCCGAAAAGAGCATTTATGGGAAGCCATTTTGGATTACCAAAAAAGAGAAAGAAGATTCGGTAAAACCGGAGCTCAGATAAAAGGAAAAGGTTGA
- a CDS encoding GatB/YqeY domain-containing protein, which yields MSLKASVESEIKKAMLAKDKDRLRALRAIKSLILLEETKAGAGDGLSEDDEMKLLTKAAKQRKDSADIYKEQNREDLYVVEMAELEIISEFLPKQLTAEELEAELKSIIASVGAEGPKDMGKVMGVATKSLAGKADGKAISQKVKELLS from the coding sequence ATGAGTTTAAAGGCGAGTGTAGAAAGTGAGATAAAAAAGGCGATGTTGGCCAAAGATAAAGATAGATTGAGAGCCCTAAGAGCTATCAAGTCTTTGATTTTATTGGAAGAAACCAAGGCGGGTGCAGGGGATGGTCTTTCGGAGGATGATGAAATGAAGCTATTGACCAAAGCAGCAAAGCAGCGCAAGGATTCAGCAGATATCTATAAAGAGCAAAATAGAGAAGATTTGTACGTGGTCGAAATGGCTGAATTGGAAATTATTTCTGAATTTCTCCCGAAGCAACTGACAGCAGAAGAATTGGAAGCTGAATTGAAATCCATCATTGCATCGGTGGGAGCGGAAGGCCCGAAGGATATGGGTAAAGTTATGGGTGTAGCCACCAAATCATTGGCAGGAAAGGCTGACGGTAAAGCGATTTCTCAGAAAGTCAAAGAATTATTGAGCTAA
- a CDS encoding OmpH family outer membrane protein: protein MKSSVKFLFLCLFSILLTQVSYAQKFGYVDTEFLLNKHPDYKLIQNELESLRSEWTKQAQSLEQGIKEMYASLKAEEVLLTEDMYQDRMLAIREKEKESQAFNNRIFGLSGQYYQKQLELMQPLQSKIFDAIDRVCKRYSLAVLFDKASGPLQMIYTDPRHDYSEFVLEELGIKN, encoded by the coding sequence ATGAAAAGCTCAGTTAAATTCTTATTTTTGTGCTTATTCAGCATACTGCTTACGCAAGTGAGCTATGCGCAAAAATTTGGCTATGTTGATACTGAGTTTTTGCTCAATAAACATCCAGATTATAAGCTGATTCAGAATGAGTTAGAATCTTTAAGATCTGAGTGGACAAAACAGGCACAATCTTTGGAACAGGGGATCAAAGAAATGTATGCCAGTCTCAAAGCGGAGGAAGTTCTCTTGACTGAGGATATGTATCAAGATCGGATGCTGGCAATTCGGGAAAAAGAAAAAGAATCCCAAGCATTCAATAATCGAATATTTGGATTGAGCGGGCAATATTATCAAAAGCAGTTAGAATTGATGCAGCCATTGCAGTCCAAAATATTTGATGCGATTGATCGTGTATGTAAGCGATATAGTTTGGCAGTGTTGTTTGACAAAGCTTCTGGGCCCTTACAGATGATATACACAGACCCGAGACATGATTACTCTGAGTTTGTATTGGAAGAATTAGGAATTAAAAATTAA
- a CDS encoding OmpH family outer membrane protein: MMKVKVILSAIALFCVGFVAQAQQDLKIGYTNVELLIDLMPEMEQIGADLQDYQAQLQTNIQTKIADFQRKVQAFQQAAPTMAEDAMNQRRAELQRQEQELQKFEQDAQVSYQRKLQELLEPVQQKVFNAINAVAAENNYTHIFSETAGNAPVLLYTRDEDQFTELVIAKLGITLPERPQQ; encoded by the coding sequence ATGATGAAAGTTAAAGTTATCCTTTCCGCAATCGCTTTGTTTTGCGTAGGATTTGTAGCTCAGGCTCAGCAGGACCTAAAGATTGGCTATACCAATGTAGAGTTACTGATTGATTTAATGCCAGAAATGGAACAGATTGGTGCTGATTTGCAAGATTATCAGGCACAGTTGCAGACCAATATTCAGACTAAAATCGCTGACTTTCAAAGAAAAGTCCAAGCTTTTCAGCAAGCAGCTCCTACCATGGCTGAAGATGCGATGAATCAGCGTAGAGCAGAACTACAGAGACAAGAGCAGGAATTGCAGAAATTTGAGCAAGATGCTCAGGTATCTTACCAAAGAAAATTGCAGGAATTGCTAGAGCCAGTACAGCAGAAAGTGTTCAACGCTATCAATGCAGTGGCTGCCGAAAACAATTACACACATATTTTCTCTGAAACAGCTGGCAATGCACCTGTATTGTTGTACACAAGAGACGAAGACCAATTTACTGAATTGGTTATTGCCAAATTGGGTATCACCCTACCTGAGAGACCTCAGCAGTAA
- a CDS encoding CvpA family protein has product MATLDIIVCCLLGIGAFTGYKQGFFISILSIVAFIFALVVAFQLMGWGATVLAQRVENLSFMLPFVAFILIFLGVILLIRGLGFLIKKTIDLTLLGSFDSIAGAVLGLIKSAFIISLFIWVTVSFEFGFLLEWQENSALYAYIEPLAPVFIRWIDQYVPFIQETITLIQELVKSATDGIIN; this is encoded by the coding sequence TTGGCTACATTGGATATCATAGTATGCTGTTTGCTAGGTATTGGCGCTTTTACTGGCTATAAGCAAGGCTTTTTCATAAGCATCTTGTCAATTGTGGCCTTTATTTTTGCTTTGGTTGTGGCTTTTCAGCTGATGGGCTGGGGAGCCACAGTCTTGGCTCAGCGGGTAGAAAATCTATCATTCATGCTGCCCTTCGTGGCTTTCATCCTAATTTTTTTAGGAGTAATCCTCCTGATCAGGGGATTGGGTTTTTTGATCAAAAAGACAATCGACTTGACCTTACTAGGTTCCTTTGATAGCATAGCGGGCGCTGTACTCGGATTGATCAAAAGCGCTTTTATCATCAGCTTATTTATTTGGGTTACAGTTTCCTTTGAATTTGGCTTTCTACTAGAATGGCAGGAAAATTCAGCCTTGTATGCTTACATAGAACCATTGGCTCCTGTATTTATTCGCTGGATTGACCAGTATGTGCCCTTCATACAGGAAACCATCACACTTATACAAGAACTAGTAAAATCAGCCACAGATGGTATTATTAATTGA